AAATGCGGTAGCCATCTCATCATGCGGGAGAAAAAGACATTTTGGCAATAAAATCAGTTAGCATTTTCAATAATGATTTAGCTGTGAGTTGATTTTATTGAATGAGTCAACTGAGTGTATTATGTCAGAGTCAGAAATGCAACCACCTCGCATTGGCCTAATGCTTCCTGTGGTTGCCCTCTTGGAAAGAAAGTGATATATAAATTCTTAACAATGAAGTGTCTATCTTTTGCTGCAAACTATAAATCATTGGTTTGGCTTTATCACAGTCTAATGTCAACACTGACAGTTGTCTCGAACATATTTAGTCGATTGGCAaatgaataacaaaaatatCTAATGAGGTGCAATTAGTTAGGAAACTTTCCATCAAACTTcgaataaaataacatttggaATGATATTTTACATTTGAAGAATGATTTTCCCTTCAGTATTAATCATGTTTACAGAGAAGGTAATGCGCTAGCAGACAGTTTAGTAAATTATGGTGCTATGGGACATACTGTAAGTTTTCCATCTGTCTTTCTAACAGAATGAGAGAAAAGGCAGAGAAAATATGGAACTCAATTGTATTACTTCATAATACGTTTACAGATGTGAgacctcttatatatataggcattgGTACAGCTTGTATGCGAtacaaaaagggaaaattaaAACAGATCAAGGAATATAATTCGGTTACACTAGCTGTCAGAGAATCAACAAATTACACAGTCAAGGCAATATTCTTGAAGGTTCTGCCAGATCATTGTCCAGATCACCAGCTGAGTCATGATGCTTGTGTAATGCACTGCTGTGTTAATACTTTCAACTCCCTAAACATATGATTGCTCTGTTCTCTCTGGATCGTGCAGGTCTTCCTACTATTAGGCACTAAATTTTCTAGGCTTTTCTTAATCTTCTTGTAAACTTTATATAaagtctttatattttttaggaacTTGGTTTGGGCTCTTACTTTCTCCTTGTAACCCCCCAAGTTTCATTATCTGTATAAGGTATTCCTCCATCACAAGTGAcagtaatcaataaaattagagtctCTTCGACTAAACTCCTGCATGCTCATGGGTGTCAGACCATCCTTGCGCTATATATTTTCAACCGGTTTTAGTAATTTATTTCACAGGCCAAGgtagttttcttttgtttttgttttatatatctattcATGCTGGAACCATGTAGGTTTTAGATGCAAGCCCTGCACATGTCAAGGCTCTGATATTTATTATAGTAGTAGTTGATCATTAAATTCTCGACCCCATGTAAAACTTGCTTTTCGATTAGATAATGAAACTCGACAAGGCATCTGAAACTGATGCTACAGCTGCTCTTCTAAAACCACAGCAGAAGGAGCAGGTAGGTTGGAACAccctcaaaaactcactttttatcTGGAGATGGagttgaaaatgttttgtatcATATCATGTATCAATCCTTTGATTTCAGGAAGTTGAGAGGAAGGCTTGGAAACAATTTAAAGGACTAACTGACAAGAAACAAGGGGAAATTGCAGATGCTGGAGATAGAGAAGATCATAACATGTAGGTGAAAAGCCTGACAAGGTTGCTAAGGAGGATTTGGATGCGGATAATTCAGAAGAATCACGAGAAGCTGCAGCTGATGCCCGTCAATTGGGTTTGTTTTCCTGCTTTCGGCCTATCGGTAGACGTCTATTTTCAGGTCTTGGGCTGCAGAGATGCACCATATTATGATATTTCCGAGttgccaaaagaaaagaaaaaaaaaaaaaaaaatcctgggTTATACACGTCACTATGATATTTGTCTCACTTGCCTATGATTGACAATACACATTAGCTTTAAAACGGCGTCATATTGAATAGAAACCTCCACTACATTACACACTCGGGCAATACAGACCACCAAGACTCTTTTCACTTGAACGATCATCCAAGCACTAGATTAAAGAGCGAGTAAAGACGGTTACAATATTATAGACATGCACCACTGAAAAGACACCATTTCCTTTTGGAAGACATGAACATCAAACTTTAGGAGTGATTAGTGCGGTGGAGGACATGGTCTCATGAGCAGGTTTGGCCTTGGCAAGGGCACGAATCTTGACGAGAAAGAACCCAACGGCATGGCCACCCACAGCGGCTATGAAGATTCCAAGGTTGAAGGACATGACAGAGAGCATGACTAGGTAAGCCAAGCCCATGCGAAAAGCATAGACGGTAGCCTGAATCAGCCCGCCCGCAATTGGTTTGTGGCCGGGCTTGACAGCCGGCAAGATGGACAATACCTCGACGGCGACGGCCAGGGAAAAGACAGAGAGAAGAGCCAACACGTACATGCCAAGGTCTTGATTAGGCCATCCAGAGAAGAGGACTATGGCATCTTTGCCCCAGTAGAAGCTCATGTGCATCATCCTATGTTTGCTCATGCTACCATCGGAAGGAGGCATGTGCATGTGGGCACCGTGATCATGTTCCTCAGCCATTtctcaaagagagagagagcttttttGGAGGATTGGGTCTGCCACTCAAGGCAATGTCAAGTTTTATCTTGTTTTGAGTTGTAATACTGTGCGCGTGTACGGTTTACGTATAAAGGAGATGGAGCCAATGACAGCACATGTGATGAAGAGGTCTGAGTCGGATATAAATGGCCGTTGGATTGCGTGGAAATTGGGGAAGGAAAAAATAGCGAAGGTTTTGTGATGAGTGGACTTGACTTGGACCGTATAGGAAGGGCTAGGCTATACTTGTAGCTTCTACTTTGGAAAATAGCCATATAGAGTGTACAAATTCCATCgtattttctttacaaaataatgaattttattatttaaaaaatattttttcatattaattttaaatttattgtttgaaaaaaaaagggtgcAAAATGTTATAAATATCTAATTATGTGGCTTTTCATGGGCCATATCTTAATGAATGAACAATCAATCCCCTTAGAGAAAAGTCCGAAAACACAATAAATTTGCTGTAGAAATAAAGACTTTTCAAAGGCGGCCAGTTTTTTCCAGTCCTCTCGGTCCTTCACGGAAATGGAGTTGTTATGCAATTACACCTTGAATTGTCTTGTAAATTGATAAATTGACTTAATTTTACGTGATAAGttacattataaatttttttatattaagattCTGTTatggatatttagaatatctaagtatataataataaaattatttaaattaag
This genomic interval from Juglans regia cultivar Chandler chromosome 3, Walnut 2.0, whole genome shotgun sequence contains the following:
- the LOC108979285 gene encoding copper transporter 6-like; its protein translation is MAEEHDHGAHMHMPPSDGSMSKHRMMHMSFYWGKDAIVLFSGWPNQDLGMYVLALLSVFSLAVAVEVLSILPAVKPGHKPIAGGLIQATVYAFRMGLAYLVMLSVMSFNLGIFIAAVGGHAVGFFLVKIRALAKAKPAHETMSSTALITPKV